One part of the Bacillus sp. FJAT-45350 genome encodes these proteins:
- a CDS encoding ubiquinol-cytochrome c reductase iron-sulfur subunit — MSEKEHKVSRRQFLNYTLTGVGGFMAAGMLMPMARFALDPALKVGADQDFVPVAQVSDITNEPQRFDFTFEQVDAWYTSDVTRSAWIYEKDGQVIALSPVCTHLGCTVDWDVNADNPNRFFCPCHYGAFEMDGTNVPGTPPTQPLFKFDLEVQDGTIYLGRANPQV, encoded by the coding sequence GTGAGCGAAAAAGAACACAAAGTTTCAAGACGTCAATTTTTAAACTACACACTAACAGGTGTTGGTGGCTTCATGGCTGCCGGTATGTTAATGCCTATGGCTCGTTTTGCTTTAGACCCAGCTTTAAAGGTTGGTGCTGATCAAGATTTCGTACCTGTTGCTCAAGTAAGTGATATTACGAATGAGCCACAACGTTTTGACTTTACATTTGAACAAGTTGATGCTTGGTACACGTCTGATGTAACCAGATCTGCTTGGATCTATGAAAAAGATGGCCAAGTTATTGCGTTATCACCAGTTTGTACACATTTAGGCTGTACAGTAGACTGGGATGTAAATGCAGATAATCCTAACCGTTTCTTCTGCCCATGTCATTATGGTGCCTTTGAAATGGACGGGACGAATGTTCCAGGAACACCGCCAACACAACCACTTTTCAAGTTTGACCTTGAAGTGCAGGATGGAACAATTTATTTAGGAAGAGCAAATCCACAAGTATAG
- a CDS encoding ReoY family proteolytic degradation factor, whose translation MSSIISVIEKKDFLRWFLNAYQLKRRECAWLLNYLVSDDGIMENVHFVEKAEYCPRALLISTTDVDNVAFCFHKQQHVSMDAEKAFHDIRLNNEEPIYIQLNFQGSRTNPHYIAVLEDNPFIPDHHEMTTVDGLVAEMFLDKVTTNYTKQRLKEEIDKALDENDMDKFYKLTKQLNEE comes from the coding sequence ATGAGTAGCATTATTTCTGTCATTGAAAAGAAAGATTTTCTTAGGTGGTTTTTGAATGCATATCAATTAAAGCGTAGAGAATGCGCGTGGCTGTTGAATTATTTAGTAAGTGATGATGGAATCATGGAAAATGTTCATTTTGTTGAAAAAGCTGAATATTGTCCACGAGCATTACTTATTTCTACTACTGATGTAGATAATGTAGCCTTTTGCTTTCATAAGCAACAGCATGTATCGATGGATGCAGAAAAAGCTTTTCATGATATTCGATTAAACAATGAAGAACCTATTTATATTCAGTTGAATTTTCAAGGTTCAAGAACAAATCCCCATTACATTGCGGTACTTGAAGATAATCCGTTCATTCCAGACCATCATGAAATGACGACGGTAGATGGTCTTGTAGCGGAAATGTTTTTGGACAAGGTCACAACAAACTATACAAAACAACGTTTAAAGGAAGAAATAGATAAAGCCTTAGACGAAAATGATATGGACAAATTTTATAAACTAACAAAGCAGTTAAATGAAGAGTAG
- a CDS encoding tetratricopeptide repeat protein: MQQVNKVFELIEAGEVEKGLAMLENIEQDANHDTKYTIAETYFELGHIDKAKNIIDELLMLYPDEGSLYAFAAELLIDLGEEDEAIEMLLEIKEEDPAFLQGQLLLADLYQMQGLDEVAEQKLLFASKLAPEEPIIAYGLGQFYLERGDYNKSIQFFKKVLQSGETFEHVSINLCLAEAYSATGQFEDALGYYEKGLKERTEMSAVFGYAYTAYQLEMFPLAIEQFKIVKEMDHEFSSLYPYLAKAYEAEHFLDKAMTVLEDGLKVDEYNEELYVHAGKLSFKMKDPEKGEDYLRKVIAINPSHFEAVRTLAAYLKHEEKYEDLLELVSHIKDFGETDPLLDWYEASALKEEDDYEKASVIYEEIQSQFQHDPDFLEEYGHFLLEMGERDRAIVELTKALTLDKGRIHISEFITELEQNY, from the coding sequence ATGCAGCAAGTAAACAAAGTATTTGAATTAATTGAGGCTGGGGAAGTAGAAAAAGGATTAGCAATGTTAGAAAACATTGAACAAGATGCAAATCACGATACAAAATATACAATTGCTGAAACATATTTTGAATTAGGACATATCGATAAGGCGAAAAATATAATTGATGAATTGTTAATGCTCTATCCAGATGAGGGAAGTTTATATGCATTTGCAGCTGAGTTATTAATTGACCTTGGGGAAGAAGATGAAGCGATTGAAATGCTTCTTGAAATTAAAGAGGAAGACCCAGCATTTTTACAAGGACAGTTATTACTTGCTGATTTATATCAAATGCAAGGATTAGATGAAGTAGCTGAACAAAAGCTTTTATTTGCATCAAAGCTTGCACCAGAAGAGCCCATTATAGCTTACGGGTTAGGACAGTTTTATTTAGAACGTGGAGACTATAACAAAAGTATTCAATTCTTTAAAAAAGTTCTTCAATCTGGAGAAACATTTGAGCATGTAAGTATTAACCTGTGTTTGGCAGAGGCGTATAGTGCAACTGGTCAATTTGAGGATGCATTGGGGTATTATGAAAAGGGACTTAAGGAAAGAACAGAGATGTCTGCTGTATTTGGTTACGCTTATACTGCCTATCAATTAGAAATGTTCCCGTTAGCGATTGAACAATTTAAGATAGTCAAGGAAATGGACCATGAATTTAGTAGCCTTTACCCTTATTTAGCCAAAGCTTATGAGGCTGAGCACTTCCTAGATAAAGCGATGACTGTATTAGAAGACGGTTTGAAGGTCGATGAGTATAATGAAGAGCTATATGTTCATGCAGGTAAATTATCGTTTAAAATGAAAGACCCTGAAAAAGGGGAAGACTATTTACGAAAAGTAATCGCGATAAACCCTTCTCATTTTGAGGCAGTGAGAACATTAGCAGCTTATTTGAAGCATGAGGAGAAATACGAAGATTTGTTAGAATTAGTTTCTCATATTAAGGATTTTGGTGAGACGGATCCTTTACTCGATTGGTATGAAGCTAGTGCTCTTAAAGAAGAGGATGATTATGAAAAAGCTTCTGTCATTTATGAAGAAATACAAAGTCAATTCCAACACGACCCAGACTTTTTGGAAGAGTACGGTCACTTTTTGTTAGAGATGGGTGAGAGGGACAGAGCAATAGTAGAACTTACTAAAGCACTTACTCTAGATAAGGGTCGTATTCATATAAGTGAGTTTATAACAGAATTAGAACAGAACTACTAA
- the qcrB gene encoding menaquinol-cytochrome c reductase cytochrome b subunit: MLQKIYDWVDERLDITPMWRDIADHEVPEHVNPAHHFSAFVYCFGGLTFFVTVIQILSGMFLTMYYVPDIINAYQSVAYLQNEVAFGVIVRGMHHWGASLVIVMMFLHTLRVFFTGSYKKPRELNWVVGVLIFFVMLGLGFTGYLLPWDMKAYFATVVGLQIAEAVPLIGPFAKTLLAGGEIIGAQTLTRFFAIHVFFLPGALLGLLGAHFFMIRKQGISGPL; the protein is encoded by the coding sequence ATGTTACAAAAAATCTATGATTGGGTAGACGAACGTCTGGATATTACGCCTATGTGGCGAGATATTGCTGACCATGAAGTTCCAGAGCATGTTAACCCTGCACATCATTTTTCTGCTTTTGTGTATTGTTTCGGTGGGTTAACATTCTTTGTTACTGTTATCCAGATTTTATCTGGAATGTTTTTAACAATGTATTATGTACCAGATATTATTAATGCTTACCAATCGGTTGCCTACTTACAAAATGAAGTAGCATTCGGTGTAATTGTACGTGGTATGCACCACTGGGGAGCTAGTTTGGTAATCGTAATGATGTTTTTACATACGTTACGTGTATTCTTTACAGGATCTTATAAAAAGCCTCGTGAATTAAACTGGGTTGTAGGTGTACTTATTTTCTTCGTAATGTTAGGCCTTGGTTTCACAGGTTACTTATTACCATGGGATATGAAAGCTTACTTCGCAACAGTTGTAGGTTTACAAATTGCTGAAGCTGTACCGCTAATTGGACCATTTGCTAAAACTCTTTTAGCCGGTGGAGAAATTATTGGTGCGCAAACATTAACACGTTTCTTTGCGATTCATGTATTCTTCTTACCAGGGGCGCTATTAGGGTTACTAGGGGCTCACTTCTTCATGATTCGTAAGCAAGGTATTTCTGGACCACTATAA
- a CDS encoding YpiF family protein, with translation MKWQAKEIDMYLQAKEYVDTALIPLVPISWEKDVKSTVSMGEFISIITDELERQFRGRVIQFPSFTYLKSESQEERIMRLLKWSNELEQNGVSHIVYLTSDSEWKAVESDLKDMLLWLPTIPLEHMEQQYKVQTISDQIKQLLPILTNKWQNR, from the coding sequence ATGAAGTGGCAAGCAAAAGAGATTGATATGTATTTGCAAGCGAAAGAATATGTAGATACTGCATTAATTCCATTAGTACCTATTTCATGGGAAAAAGATGTTAAGTCTACTGTTTCAATGGGGGAGTTTATTTCAATAATAACTGATGAGTTAGAGAGGCAGTTTCGAGGTCGAGTAATTCAATTCCCTTCCTTTACATATTTGAAATCTGAATCTCAGGAAGAAAGAATAATGAGGCTTTTAAAATGGAGTAATGAATTAGAACAAAATGGCGTATCTCATATTGTCTATTTAACATCGGATTCAGAATGGAAAGCAGTAGAGTCAGATTTAAAGGACATGCTATTATGGCTTCCGACAATCCCTTTAGAACACATGGAACAGCAATATAAGGTACAAACAATATCAGATCAAATCAAGCAGCTTCTACCTATTTTGACAAACAAGTGGCAAAATAGGTAA
- a CDS encoding IS1182 family transposase translates to MIQHQQVNLSPYMAIYDIVVPKDNVLRKINDLVDFSFVYEELVDKYCLDNGRNAIHPIRMFKYLLLKCIHNVSDVDIVERSKYDMSFKYFLDMAPEDPVIEPSSLTKFRKLRLKDVNLLDMLINKTVEIAIEKEIIKSKSIIVDATHTQSRYNQKSAKEVLVDRSKNLRKTIYQVDETMKSKFPTKTTSDVLEDQIEYCEKLIKVIEKEEVICEFPKVKEKLNLLKETVADDIEHLQLSKDEDAKTGHKTVDSSFFGYKTHIALSEERIITAAVVTTGEKNDGKQLETLIEKSMEAGMEVDTVIGDAAYSEKGNIEYTKTNEMKLIAKLNPVVTQGNRKKEDEFEFNKDASMYVCKAGHMAIRKARTGKKGVATNQTHTYYFNVEKCKVCPIKEGCYKDGAKSKTYSVSIKSNIHKEQIAFQESDYFKEKSKERYKIEAKNSELKHRHGYDVASSSGLIGMELQGAMSIFTVNLKRILKLIG, encoded by the coding sequence TTGATTCAACATCAACAAGTAAATTTAAGTCCTTATATGGCGATTTATGACATAGTCGTACCGAAAGATAATGTTTTGAGAAAAATAAATGACTTAGTCGATTTTTCTTTTGTATATGAAGAATTAGTAGATAAATATTGCCTTGATAATGGGCGTAATGCGATCCATCCTATTCGCATGTTCAAATACTTATTATTAAAATGTATCCACAACGTATCCGATGTTGATATTGTCGAACGCTCAAAATATGATATGTCATTCAAATATTTTTTAGATATGGCGCCAGAAGATCCAGTTATTGAGCCAAGTTCCTTAACGAAGTTTCGAAAACTGCGATTAAAGGATGTAAATTTATTAGACATGCTAATCAATAAAACGGTTGAGATCGCAATCGAAAAAGAAATTATAAAAAGCAAATCTATTATTGTAGATGCTACCCATACCCAGTCTCGTTACAATCAAAAATCAGCCAAAGAAGTGCTGGTTGATCGGTCTAAAAACCTAAGAAAGACGATTTATCAAGTAGATGAAACAATGAAAAGTAAATTTCCAACCAAGACAACATCAGATGTATTAGAAGATCAAATTGAATACTGTGAAAAGCTGATTAAAGTCATTGAAAAAGAAGAGGTTATTTGTGAATTCCCCAAAGTAAAAGAAAAATTAAACCTGCTTAAAGAAACTGTGGCTGATGATATTGAACATCTACAATTATCCAAAGATGAAGACGCAAAAACAGGACATAAAACAGTGGACTCCTCATTCTTTGGTTACAAAACACACATAGCCTTAAGCGAAGAAAGAATTATTACTGCGGCTGTTGTTACAACTGGAGAAAAGAATGACGGAAAGCAATTAGAAACCTTAATTGAAAAAAGTATGGAAGCTGGTATGGAAGTTGATACTGTGATTGGTGATGCCGCCTATTCAGAAAAAGGGAATATTGAATATACAAAAACAAACGAAATGAAGTTAATAGCTAAACTCAACCCTGTTGTCACACAAGGTAACCGAAAAAAAGAAGACGAATTTGAGTTTAATAAAGATGCTAGTATGTATGTTTGTAAGGCTGGACATATGGCTATTAGGAAAGCACGAACTGGAAAAAAAGGTGTAGCCACAAATCAAACACACACATATTACTTTAATGTAGAAAAATGTAAGGTATGTCCTATAAAAGAAGGATGTTATAAAGATGGAGCTAAAAGTAAGACTTATTCTGTGAGCATTAAATCGAATATACACAAAGAACAAATAGCCTTTCAAGAAAGCGATTATTTTAAAGAAAAATCAAAAGAAAGATATAAAATTGAAGCAAAAAACAGTGAATTAAAACACCGACACGGGTATGATGTAGCATCATCTTCGGGTCTTATTGGCATGGAACTACAAGGAGCTATGTCGATATTTACAGTTAATTTGAAAAGGATTTTGAAGTTAATAGGTTAA